ACCTTTACCTTGAAAAGAAACTGACTTCAGAAACCATTACCGGTTATTTGAAAGACATCGGCCATGAACTCCACGATCTTCTCAAAGGGAAAGAACACATTAAAAGTTTAGGAATTATTTTAAAACTATTGCAATATCGCATTTTTGCAGAGTTTCCCTCTATTAAAAATTTAATTCAAAATTTACCCAAGGTTTAAACATGAGCCGCATCGATGGAAGAAAAGCAAACCAGTTAAGGCCCATTAAAATCACTCCCCACTTTGTTAAATCTGCAACGGGGTCGATTTTAATTGAAATGGGCGAAACGCGGGTGATTTGTGCAGCCAGTGTGCAAGAAGATGTTCCGAAATGGCTTAAAGGAAAGGGTCAAGGATGGATTACCGCCGAGTACTCCATGCTCCCTTATGCCTCTCATGAGCGAAAACAAAGAGAAAGCACTTCGGGTAAAATCAGCGGCCGAACTCAAGAAATCCAGCGCTTGATTGGAAGGTCTCTACGGGGCATTGCAGACATGAAGTCACTGGGTGAAAGAACAATTTGGATTGACTGTGATGTCATTCAAGCGGATGGAGGCACTCGGACCGCGTCCATTACAGGAAGTTTTATTGCCATGATAATGGCCCTTCATCAATTAAAATCTGCAGGTAAAATCAAGGAAATTCCTGTTAAAGATTTTGTAGCCGCCATCAGTGTCGGCGTTTTTAATGGAACCCCGATGATTGACCTTTGCTATGAAGAAGACTCCAAGGCTCAAGTGGACATGAATGTGATCATGACCGGGAAAGGTGAATTTATAGAAATTCAAGGAACCGCCGAACATCAGCCCTTCAATCTCAGCGAGATGAATCAAATGATCAAACTGGCCAAGAGCGGACTTAAAAAAATATTTGAAATCCAGAAAAAATATATCCCCTGCTGAACGAGCATGCTCCCCATCTCACAGAAAAATGAACTTCTGCTTGCAACTCGAAACCTTCATAAAATCAGAGAAATTGAAGAAATTTTTGTAGAACTTCCGATTTTATTTCTCACCCTTAAAGATTTCCCTCAAACCCCTGAAATCATCGAAGATGGGAAATCCTTTAAAGAAAACGCCTTAAAAAAGGCCCTGTCATTGGCCCAATGGTCTGGAAAAACTTGTTTGGCGGATGATTCTGGAATCGAGGTTGATTTCCTAAATGGGGCACCCGGCATTTACTCAGCAAGATTTGCAGGAGAGAAAGCAAGCGATGAAGAAAATAATGAGAAACTTTTAAGACTTTTACGAGAAGTTCCTCTCGTTCAAAGAACCGCTCGCTATCAATGTGTCATGGCCCTTGCAACTCCTAAAGGGAAAACACATACAGAACAGGGGACTTGTGAAGGGCTTATTACTTCAGGGCCTAAAGGTAAGGGTGGTTTTGGATATGACCCCGTTTTTTTCTACCCCCCCTTTAAAAAAACATTTGGAGAGACTGATCCTGTGCTTAAAGATAAAGTGAGCCACCGCTATCATGCCCTTGAAAAAATAAAGCCACTGCTGTCACAGTGGTTAGGATTTTAGAATGACTCCTTTTTCTTAAACTGCTTAAAAGGGTTTGTAAAGAGATCCGTCACCGGTCTAATCAGAGGGAAGAAAACAGGGGTCGCTACGGGGTGCTCTAAGGTTCCACGAATCTCTGCCTTCCAAACCTGACTTCCCGTCACGATTAAACCAGCCGTCACCACTTTAGAAAGAAAGGTCTTATCCTTTAAACCCGCGGGTTTCAATGAAAAAACAACATGAAGATTTAAATCTTTTTCTTTCAATCCTATTTCTCCGGTCATTTTAATGACAACCACAGAACTGGTCATCGTAAGATCATCCACAATCATTTTCCCATCGGTTACAAAAAAATTTGCAATACACGAACTAAAACGTACATCTCCTAAGCCTGGAAAAATAATTTCAAAAACCTTTAAAACTCCTTGCATCAGATTCATCTTCCATAAATTACCCTCATCAACTTTTAAAATCCCAACAGCCCTCAAAGAATCACGACTACCTTGAGGACTAAAAAAATGAATCGATCCATGAACCTTGCCCTCTAATCCTTCTTTTAAAACCGCTTGCGTAAAAGATCTAAGATCCAAATCCTCCAAAATCATTTTCCCCCCATAGGGATTCGGCGCTGAAAAATCATTCCATCCTCCTCCTAAAAACTTGCCTTCGCAACTCTCAAAATCAAATCGTTCAACCCATAGCAAGCTTTTCTTTATTCCCAAATTTAAAACCAAATTTTGAAGAGGGAAACTCCTTACTTCAAGCGATGGCATTTTGAGATGCATTTGTCCCCTTCCTTCCCTCCACTCCCCATCAATATCCATCGCTGATTTAAACTGGATCGGAGCTCCTTTTCTCCTCATAACCTTTACAATCGAGGCCAAATCTTCGCGGTTGATCGTTCCTTTAATCCAAGCAGCTTCTGGTTTTCCCTGATTGAAAATAACCCGAGATAATACACGAG
This is a stretch of genomic DNA from Chlamydiota bacterium. It encodes these proteins:
- the rph gene encoding ribonuclease PH translates to MSRIDGRKANQLRPIKITPHFVKSATGSILIEMGETRVICAASVQEDVPKWLKGKGQGWITAEYSMLPYASHERKQRESTSGKISGRTQEIQRLIGRSLRGIADMKSLGERTIWIDCDVIQADGGTRTASITGSFIAMIMALHQLKSAGKIKEIPVKDFVAAISVGVFNGTPMIDLCYEEDSKAQVDMNVIMTGKGEFIEIQGTAEHQPFNLSEMNQMIKLAKSGLKKIFEIQKKYIPC
- a CDS encoding XTP/dITP diphosphatase; amino-acid sequence: MLPISQKNELLLATRNLHKIREIEEIFVELPILFLTLKDFPQTPEIIEDGKSFKENALKKALSLAQWSGKTCLADDSGIEVDFLNGAPGIYSARFAGEKASDEENNEKLLRLLREVPLVQRTARYQCVMALATPKGKTHTEQGTCEGLITSGPKGKGGFGYDPVFFYPPFKKTFGETDPVLKDKVSHRYHALEKIKPLLSQWLGF